AGTAGATCGGTATTGGCCACGCTATGGTCCTGTTGTCCCCGATGTTTACACGATAGTAGCCCCGGTTATGTCCCCTCCACTGGCGCTCATCAATCTATGTCAATGACACCTGTCATGTCCCATGACGTACAGGCAGCCGCCGAATAGACAATGAGTGGGTCCGCCGTGAAATTCTCATGGAGGGCACGCCGATGCTTGCGCGTCACTGTCTCCGCCGCGAGCAGCGCGTGTTGAATACCTGTCATGACTAGCTTCTTACCGGGGAACATATTCAAAAAAGGTATGCCGATGGCAGACTCCACCGAACCGTATCACAGAAAAACGGAACGTCATCAGCCAGGCCACCGTGTCTGACTCATAAACCGCAACGTTTCCCGAGCGAGTAAAAGCGGCAAGATCAAACCTCAAACATTCGACCCCACGGACTTCTGTCAACCCCACCGTGCGTGAGAAGCAACTCTCTGTCACCGCTCCAACCACTAATCCGCTCTCCGCATAATGGAACACCTACGTCGCCATAGAGAAATCTGACACATAAAGAGCATCTTTCCCTCGAGTTGCTGTCATCCAAGTTGCATTGATCACTCGGCACATTGCGAACCAGTTTATTTCAAGGCGGCCTCACCCCATGAGGTTCGCCTTGAACCCTAAGCTCGCCTTGAACCCTGCTACGTTTTAAGGAGCATCCGTCAGTGAAGGCATTTGGCATCCCTGGATCGTCTGATTACGACATCACTCTCGATCATGCACATGGCGCTGACTTCTCTGTCAGTGAAGGTATGACTGTTTACGAGGCATGGATTCTCTTTTCCCTTCCATTGATAGGAGACGTGACGAAGCTACATAGAACACATGGGTGCGACGGTTTTAGGCAATAAGGGGATATAACTGATGGCAATAACGACAACACGCCAAGGAAAGGGGATACAGCGAAATGTCTTACCGCGAGTGCGTCATCCTGAGCCACCGCGGGTTCTTGCTGATGACTGTACCGTCAACATTTCGCTGAGATTGGCGTCACCCATTGTTCGCTTGCTGGATGGATTGCTCTCGGGGCAGGAATGCGACGGTTTGATCGCCCTAGCCACCCCACGCTTGCAGCGATCACTGGTCATTGCCGGGAGCGGCCGCGATAACATTCATCGTGCCCGTACTAGCGATGGCGTATTTCTTGATATTGGCGAGACGCCACTCATCAAACGCTTGGAGGAACGCATCGCCGCACTGCTTCGCATCCCAGTGAGCCACGGTGAAAAACTCCAGATACTACGTTACCTGCCCGGCCAGCAATATCAGCCACATCACGATTGGTTTGATCCCGACAGCGCCAGCTACGAGGCCGTGACGTCGCATGGTGGGCAACGCGTGGCCAGCCTCGTGATGTATCTCAACACCCCGGAAATGGGCGGTGGAACTAACTTTCCAAATATTGGCCTTGCAGTCACTCCGATAAAGGGATCCGCTGTGTATTTTGCTTACAAAGAGAGAGAGCAGGCGACTTTGCATGCAGGCATGCCAGTTCTCAAGGGGGAGAAATGGATAGCGACGAAATGGCTGCGCGAAAGACCGCTTGACGCCGGCTGATACGAGAAAAGCATCGTTTAAAGCCAAATCCAGGTGATTGCAAAGGAGGGGGAATGGAAGCTGAGTTGGAGACCGAGCATCTGTCCATCGAACTCAGGCGCGGGATGATAACACTGGCCGTCCTGATTCAGCTCCGCTCTGAAAATCATGGTTACGGCGTGAAGCAGGCTCTATCGCAGCTAGGTATGTCGTTGAAGGAGGGCACGCTCTATCCCATGTTGCGTCGATTAGAAGCGCAAGGGGCATTGAAGAGCCGTTGGGATACGAAGGGGGACCGCATGCGTAAGTATTACTCTCTTTCGGAGCAAGGTGTTGTCATGCTCAACGCTATGCAAAAACAGCGCGCACTGCTTGTTCAAATCATCGAAGAGTTGGAAAAATCGGCCTTCGATGAGTTTGCGAGTGCGCGTTCTAAGACACAACCGGAGCTGGAATGAGTCCTTTCGACAAATACGCCAAAACGCTGTCCTATTTTCTGCCCGCGAGGATGCGCGACGAGGTTGTTCGTGAAGTCATGAGCAATCTCTATGAAGAGTTGGAGGCTGAAGCGAAAACGGATCAAGAAGGCGATCGCGAGCAGATGATGAAAAGGATATTGACGCGAAAGCCCCCGGCTCGTGCGCTTGCCGGATCTTTTGTCGAAAAACGTCACGAACTGATTGGTGGGCGTGTCTATCCCGTATATAAATGGACGCTCTGGGCATCCCTGATCACCACGCTAATAACTATTTCTTCGCTTTCGCTGATGGATGGCTTTCGATGGGAAATGCTTGGTGAACTTGCGATCAGCTCGGTAGTGGTCTTCACCATCATCACTCTCATATTCGTGGCGATAGATCAACTCGAGCCCCTTCGCCATGTGGCCGAATCCATGTCAATGATCCGGACTCAGGAGTTTACGCAAGTCAAAACCGCCGTTCTGGATGTCACCAACCTGCCGCCACGCTACCGGCTTCATCGCCGCGTGCTGGCCATCGTACTTTTGTTCTGTCTTAACGTAGTGCCAGATCAGGTAGGTCTGGTTATGCTGATCAGCGAGCCGCATTTTCGGGTGTCAACGTATCCGATCCTGTCCTTGCAGTTTCTTGGCGTGCCAAGGCTGGTTATTAGCGCTTGGTGTGTCACCATCATACTGGTGGATGCGTTTTTGGCGTGGAAGAAGTCTTCGCGCTTCGAATTGATGACGGATATGTTCTTGCAATGTGCCGGCCTCTTGGTCGGCCTTTTCCTGCTTATCAATGGTCATATTTTCGCCATACCACATCCAGCGCAAGTCGCTAGCTATCCGAATGATTTGCGCATTGCAATGAATACTGTGGTCGCGCCGCCTTTGTTTCAGTCGCTGATGATCATCTTTTGGCTGGGTTGGCTGGCAAGGGCCTGGGGATTTTTTCAGAGATTTAGGCTCCATGTTTTATCCAGCGTGCTGTAAGCCAAGGTGTCTGCATTTTCTAGCGCGAACAAAAGGAACCAAGGAACGAACGATGGGCTATATGGGGCTGGTGGTGTCGGGACTTCGTTATAAGCAATCACAAATAGTAGTAACCTTTGTATGCATATCGATTGCGTTCTTACTGTTTGGGGTGCTGATTAGCGTGCAACAAACTTTTACAGCGAGTCGCAGCGAGGCATCATCTCATCGCGTGCGAAGCCAGGGCAGCAGTGCCATGACCGCGCCTATCCCCGTGAGCTATGCACAAAAGATTGCTTCCGTACCAGGTGTCGCTTCGGTGCTCTATGTCAATGCGGAGCCGGCCGCCTACCAAGACGATCCGAGGCATCTGTTATTGCAGGCGGTCTCCGCGCCTGATCTATTTGGGACTTTTCCCGAGCTGAAAGTGCCGGATGACCAACGCAGGGCATTCTTTAACGATAAGCAGTCGCTGTTGGTCGGTCCGGACATACTCAAGCGTTATGGCTGGCAATTGGGCCAGACGGTGACACTTCAAACCAACGTGCTGGACACAGCCGGTTCGGCGAGCTGGTCTTTTCACATCAATGCGGTCTATCACAGTGACGATCCAAAAGTGCCTGGCGATCTCACATTCGTTCACTACGCTTATTTCAATGACGCGAGAATAGGTAACAAGGATGTCGTGATCGGATTCGTCACTTCCATTGACGCACCTGATCAAGCTACGCGTATTGCATCCGAGATTGATCAACTCTTCGCCACATCGTCACCGAGACTCATTACGCATCCAGAAAATCAAGAAATGGAAAATCAGCTCACTCAACTCGTTGATTTCAGCAAGATCACCGTGATGGTGGCAGGACTCGTATTCATGTCCATGTTGCTGCTTTCGCATAACGTATGGCATGAACGGGTGCAAATGCGTCGGGTCGAGCTAGCCACGATGAAGGCCCTTGGGTTTCAGCCAGGTAGCGTATTAGCGCTAGTCATTGTGGAAGCGATGACACTCACCTTCGCCGGCGCATTTTGCGGACTGGCAATGGCGATGGGCTTGGTAACCGCGCTTCGTCCGCATGTGGAAAATTTCCTTCCAGGATTTCATTTCCCCCTCCCTGGCATTGCTTTTTATGCCGCCATGGCGATCGGATTTGCCGTGCTTTCGTCCGGGCTACCCGCGTACAAGGCCAGCCGCCTTCCGCTTCGCCCAAGT
The sequence above is a segment of the Dyella sp. M7H15-1 genome. Coding sequences within it:
- a CDS encoding 2OG-Fe(II) oxygenase codes for the protein MAITTTRQGKGIQRNVLPRVRHPEPPRVLADDCTVNISLRLASPIVRLLDGLLSGQECDGLIALATPRLQRSLVIAGSGRDNIHRARTSDGVFLDIGETPLIKRLEERIAALLRIPVSHGEKLQILRYLPGQQYQPHHDWFDPDSASYEAVTSHGGQRVASLVMYLNTPEMGGGTNFPNIGLAVTPIKGSAVYFAYKEREQATLHAGMPVLKGEKWIATKWLRERPLDAG
- a CDS encoding PadR family transcriptional regulator; its protein translation is MEAELETEHLSIELRRGMITLAVLIQLRSENHGYGVKQALSQLGMSLKEGTLYPMLRRLEAQGALKSRWDTKGDRMRKYYSLSEQGVVMLNAMQKQRALLVQIIEELEKSAFDEFASARSKTQPELE
- a CDS encoding FtsX-like permease family protein: MGYMGLVVSGLRYKQSQIVVTFVCISIAFLLFGVLISVQQTFTASRSEASSHRVRSQGSSAMTAPIPVSYAQKIASVPGVASVLYVNAEPAAYQDDPRHLLLQAVSAPDLFGTFPELKVPDDQRRAFFNDKQSLLVGPDILKRYGWQLGQTVTLQTNVLDTAGSASWSFHINAVYHSDDPKVPGDLTFVHYAYFNDARIGNKDVVIGFVTSIDAPDQATRIASEIDQLFATSSPRLITHPENQEMENQLTQLVDFSKITVMVAGLVFMSMLLLSHNVWHERVQMRRVELATMKALGFQPGSVLALVIVEAMTLTFAGAFCGLAMAMGLVTALRPHVENFLPGFHFPLPGIAFYAAMAIGFAVLSSGLPAYKASRLPLRPSSRD